A DNA window from Engystomops pustulosus chromosome 6, aEngPut4.maternal, whole genome shotgun sequence contains the following coding sequences:
- the TSEN34 gene encoding tRNA-splicing endonuclease subunit Sen34, which translates to MELCTQEEDSVQGTAATENSRIQIHFQQGTAFVWRAEDARRTREEHGLVGNLVGALVRKPRQNTRLGLPLQLLPEEARLLLEIGAAQLVHHGSSADKTYDVDEKESYAQFLHQSYEEQWKLALQEKKRTLEGLSERIVEGRSKRKRQRIDQNEEPMELSSQGPIKELLNLEQTFHFPKEAMMVQIPTAQLHTGNVEEVDIQENKSEWPYLDKENHETRYKVFSDLWQKGYYLTSGGKFGGDFLVYPGDPMRFHAHYIAICFSQAEDIALSDIITAGRLGTNVKKTVLLCSLDREGHVTYTSLQWSGL; encoded by the exons ATGGAGCTCTgcacacaggaagaggacagtgtGCAAGGCACGGCAGCTACAG AGAATTCCAGGATTCAAATCCATTTTCAGCAAGGAACAGCCTTTGTATGGAGAGCAGAGGATGCTCGCAGGACTCGGGAGGAGCATGGGCTGGTAGGAAACCTTGTAGGAGCATTGGTGAGGAAACCCAGACAGAATACACGCCTCGGCCTCCCGCTACAACTTCTTCCTGAAGAAGCCCGACTGCTGCTGGAGATTGGGGCAGCACAGCTAGTACATCATGGATCATCAGCG GATAAAACTTATGATGTAGATGAAAAGGAGTCCTATGCACAATTTCTGCATCAAAGCTATGAAGAACAGTGGAAGTTGGCTTTACAAGAAAAGAAACGCACATTGGAAGGCTTGTCAGAGCGAATTGTAGAAGGTAGAAGCAAAAGAAAAAGACAGCGTATTGATCAAAATG AGGAACCAATGGAGTTGTCTTCTCAAGGTCCTATTAAGGAGCTGCTTAACCTAGAACAGACATTCCACTTTCCAAAGGAGGCaatgatggtgcagattcctacTGCTCAGCTACATACCGGTAATGTGGAAGAGGTGGATATACAAGAGAATAAATCAGAATGGCCATACTTGGACAAGGAGAATCATGAAACACGCTATAAGGTTTTCAGTGATCTGTGGCAGAAAGGATACTACCTCACCAGTGGTGGAAAGTTTGGCGGAGACTTTCTTGTTTATCCAG GAGATCCAATGCGCTTCCATGCACATTATATTGCTATCTGTTTTTCACAAGCTGAGGACATTGCACTGAGTGACATCATCACTGCTGGACGCTTGGGCACAAATGTGAAAAAGACTGTTCTGTTGTGCTCCTTGGACCGAGAGGGACACGTGACCTATACATCCTTACAATGGTCTGGGTTGTAG
- the LOC140064033 gene encoding G-protein coupled receptor family C group 5 member C-like yields MAFTQYLLIFCLVSYLKEGFAQNSTLASNTSERPAGCGQDVKFIYFTLCDLTAAWGIVIEAVTSLGILCTIVLGLIFVALAPSVSQDARKGTIALNLLFILGVLGLFGLVFAFIIAPNSTVCIFRRFLFGVLFAQCFACLVAHSVRLNYLALQNRGPGGCLVFLLAIGLFLVEAVINVEWLLITNVRQTIQDIEPFKNPCNITNQDFVTALVYVMFLIVASLVIPCPVLCGHYLQWKRHGRHIVSTACFSLMIWVAWIVMYLYGNERLGHSSWDDAVLAIALVSNAWVFVLFYIIPQVREMTRSGYRYEDDTLNILKRHSDTPHSIVMENRAFSMDNLDAAEPVNSRLEQDKPVSPYSNYTGLYPTLPLHPGEMETVSHIQVHLPRISMEPWRYHL; encoded by the exons ATGGCATTTACACAATACCTGCTTATTTTTTGCTTAGTATCTTATTTAAAGGAAGGATTTGCTCAGAATTCAACACTAGCATCAAACACTTCGGAAAGGCCAGCTGGCTGTGGTCAGGATGTCAAATTTATTTACTTTACTCTTTGTGATCTCACAGCTGCCTGGGGTATTGTCATTGAAGCAGTGACCTCCTTAGGGATTCTTTGTACAATAGTATTGGGATTAATTTTTGTGGCACTTGCCCCTTCAGTCTCTCAGGATGCCCGAAAGGGAACCATAGCTCTTAACCTGCTGTTTATATTGGGAGTTCTTGGCTTATTTGGTTTAGTTTTTGCATTTATCATTGCACCCAATTCCACAGTCTGCATATTTCGTAGGTTTTTGTTTGGTGTTTTATTTGCCCAATGCTTTGCATGTCTGGTAGCACATTCAGTCAGGCTTAACTACTTAGCtcttcaaaacagaggaccgggtgggtgccTAGTGTTTCTGCTAGCAATAGGACTTTTCTTGGTAGAAGCAGTGATTAATGTGGAATGGCTCCTCATAACTAATGTTCGTCAAACAATCCAGGATATTGAGCCTTTTAAAAATCCATGTAACATAACCAACCAGGATTTTGTTACTGCTTTAGTCTATGTCATGTTCCTCATTGTAGCATCCCTTGTCATCCCTTGCCCAGTTCTCTgtggacactatttacaatggAAACGTCACGGAAGACACATTGTATCAACTGCATGTTTTTCACTTATGATCTGGGTAGCATGGATAGTAATGTACCTATACGGCAATGAGAGGCTAGGGCACTCTTCCTGGGATGATGCAGTCCTGGCCATTGCTCTAGTATCAAATGCATGGGtttttgtcttattttatatAATACCACAAGTAAGGGAAATGACAAGATCTGGATACAGATATGAAGATGATACTCTTAATATTCTGAAAAGACATTCTGATACCCCACATTCCATAGTAATGGAAAACAGAGCATTCTCTATGGATAATCTGGATGCAGCAGAGCCTGTGAATTCTAGGCTTGAACAAG ACAAACCAGTTTCTCCATACAGTAACTATACTGGACTTTATCCTACTCTACCTCTGCACCCTGGG GAAATGGAAACTGTAAGCCATATACAAGTACATTTACCACGGATTTCGATGGAACCATGGCGTTACCATCTGTAG